The genomic window GTCGATCATCCAGATTTCGCCACGACGCGAAGAGACGGCCAGCCGACCATCGGGCATCAATTGGAACCCGCCTACCTCCAACACGACGTCTTGAGGAATTTCAAAAGGCGTAATCTGGTAGTAGTCTTGTTCTTTGGGTTTTGCGTCTTGACCGATCGCACGGCCCGGCAGGCCCATGACCAGCGACGCCAGAGTCAAGGCGACACACAGCAGGCGGCGTGGCTTCGATAGCCGTTTTGTTGTTCGAACCATATCCATGGCAATCACATCCGAGAAAAAACGTATTGGGCGGTTGGGTAATGAATGAAACAAATAAAACATGTCCCGCTACCAGTGGATGGTTTCGGTGATTTCGACGACCTGCTCGGCAGGCAGTTGGAATCGCAACTCAGTCTTGCCATCGATGGTAACCCATTGTGGCTCGCCGGCCCCTTTGATCGACAGCACCCCGCCGGTCGACAACCGAAACCGCCCGTCGGGCAAGGTTTCGACATCGCCCACCGCCGCCCGGAAGAAGCGTTTGCCTTGCGGCGACGGATTTTCGATTTTAATGCTGCGTTCAAACCCGCGTTGATCGGCCGAACCGCCCAGCGGTCGACAGAAATCTTCGACCGTGTTGCCGTTGAAACGGTATCGAAACACCGGTTGCTTGTCGGCGTTCAAGCGATAACCCAGGAACTGATACCCCCGCTCCCGCGCGGACAGCTTGGGCCACGGCGCGTCCACCGAATCGACGATCGCTAACGGACCATCCGGATCGATGCGGATCACCGCGTCGCCCAGCGGTGCCTGCTGGCCGGGACCTCGTCCCACCCAGTGCTTGCGAGCGTCGATAAATTCGTTCTGCCAAATTTTGACCAACCCCATGGCCTGAGCATCCCACGCCAAGTTGACGCTTTCGGGATAGCCCACGGCGATGCCGCGAGGGCTGAGGTCGGTGATGAAGTTACGATACAGGATCGGTTCGTCGACCGGCGTCAACACGATCGCGCCCTGCACCAGACCGCTGGGCGGTTTCGGATCGTCCGACGACAGGTATTTCCAGATCGCATTGATCTGCAACGCCGGGTCACCATCGTAGATCGTTTTGAGCGCAGACTGGCCGTCGACAAAGCTGGCCGGCATGCGGGTTCCGGGACGATATTTTTGCGGGTCCATCAGGTAGCGATGGAACCAGTCTTCACGCAATCGCACGGGCCATCGCAACGCGTCGAGGGCACGAATTCCTTCCACGCCAACGTTGTCGTAGGTGTGGCATTTGATACAGGCCAGACCTTTGTCGCCCACCAATGCGCGACCGTTGGAAACGACCAATTCGTGGGACTGATTCGTCGCCACCGGATCGGCTGCGGTTTTGCGATCCAGCGAATTAATATCGGCGTGCAACGTTTTTAATGGTTGGTAACGGAACGCCGGCATGCGCGTCTTCATATAGGGCCGTTCATTGGCACCCTGTTCCAGAATGGTCGCCACATAGGCATCGTTCAGCTTGTCGCCGACACCAGTCAAGCTGGGAGGCAAGCGACCTTCGTTGCCCATTTCTTGGGTAGTGGTTTGGAAGTTGGCTTCACGCGCCGTTTCCGGACCGCCGATGCCATTGCGGTCGTGGCAGGCGTAACAGTTCATGGCCGCCATGGTCAGGTGCGTTCGCTGCTGCGGCGTGGCGGGCCGATCGAGGGTTGCCAAAGCCGCGACAATCGCCTCGCGTTGGCTGGGCGACAGCGAGAAGTCGGGAACGCCGGCCGGCGGGTTGTCCGCTAGACAGCCCTGATCCAAATGGCTGGCCACGTGTTCCAAGCTGGGTGCGGTAAGCGACGCAGCGACGGCCTTGCCGCCGGGATCTTTGAATTCGTGGCAACTGGCGCAGCGTTGTTGTTGAAAGGCCGCGGCGCCCGCTTCGACCAAACTTGGATCGGGGCGGAATGTCGACTCCACCAATTCTTGCAGCGTTTCACCACTGGGGTCGCCGTTCATCAGCGCGCCCGCGTCGGCGGCTTTGAAATCCGGCCCATCGATTTTTAATCGCAGTTCTTCCTGCCCGGCCTTTTCGAAGTACTCGATCTTTACAGGGTGCACTCCTACGGGCAATTTAATCTTGCCGGATTTCTCGGTGGCCGGATGAATCCCGTCATGGACCACGACGACTTTGTCGCCGATGGTTACCCGGCCGCCGTCGTCGCAGGCGATGTAGAAGGTGTATTCGCCGGCGGTGGTGACCGGGAAATAGGTTTCGAACACCATCCCAAAGTTGCTCTTGGGTTTCACCGCGGTGATGTCCAAATCTTGCATCACGCCCGTATCAACCGGTTCCAGCGAGTCGAAGTCGGGCAGTTTGTCCCACGATCCCTCATACAAGCGGTACTTGAAGCGTTCGCCGCCAGGGACCAGCACCACATCACGCAGCAGGTAACAGGCCAAGTCCCGAGCTTCGACGCGATCGTTCGCTAATTGAGGCATCCGCATGCCGGGCCGCACGGCGTGTGGATCGAGCAGGAATTCGGTCAGCGAATCCAATGTGTATTTCTGGCCCAAGTCGCCCAGGGGAACCGAGGTGGCCAGGCTGCGGGCGTTGTCGGATTGCCCGTTATGGCAGGCGCGGCAGCCGATCGAATCGTACAACTGCTCTCCCCGTTGAGCCGCTTTCGAATCGCCCGGCCGATCGGTGATTTTCAACTCGCCCGACAAGTAGCTGGCGATGGCTTTGGCCAGCCGCTGTTTTTCGGCTTCGTCCACGCCGTTCCAGGGATCCGGCATGGCGGTTCCTGGTTTGGTACCGTGAGGATCGGCGATCATCGCAACCAAGTGGTCCGGCCGCACGCGGGCGGCGACCTGGGTCAGATTGGGGCCGCGTTTATCGGGGATCGTGGACTCGCCCTGGTGGCAGGCCGTACAAGCCAAACCGGCCATCAACAGCTGGCCGCCTTCAACAGCGTCACCGATACCGGAAGCATAAAAGCGTTCGAACGCGGGCACTCGCGGCCGTCCGGCTTCGCGTTGGGCATCGCGGGGCAACAACCAAATGTTGCGGAAGCGAACCGGATTGCCATGGTTCTGCAAAAAGATCGGTCCCGGTGCTGCGTTCTCCGCCAGCGGAGCGGCCCGCGTGGTGCCGGGTACCGCCACATCCGGCTGGACGACGACGCCGTTGAGCCGCACCGTCAGACGAGCATCGCTGATTTTTTTGCCGGCCGCATCGAACCGCGGCGCGGTGAAATTCACGTCATAGGTTTGCCACTGCAGAGGCGGGAAACACATGTTCAAATCCGGATCGCGGTGTTCGTAGATTCCGCCCGCTTCGTTGTCGGCTCCTTCTAGACCAAACGAATCCAAGACTTGCGTTTCGTAGCGTCCCTGGTGATAGACCCCGCTGTTGCCGCGTCCCTGTCCGCTGGCGGCCGGCATAAAGGGCGTGCGAAACTCCAGATGCAACGTATAGTCACCAAAGGTTTCCCGGCTGGTGGCGCCTTCTTGCAACAGCCCGTCTTCGCTGCGGCGAGCTCCGGGTTTCCAGTTTTTTTCCAAGCTCTGCTGACTGCCGTCGAACAGCACGATCGCGCCCTTTGGCGGCGGTGCGTCCAGTGTGGGACTGCTGCGTTCGACCCGTTGCAGCTCCAGCGATTCAACCAGATCAGCGACCACATCGGCGTCTCCGTCGACGCGGCGGGGCGCTACGCGATTCCAGCCCGCCCCGGGCAAACCGCCTTCGTAAATCACGATTTCGAACTCGCCCTCACCGCGGGCGATGACCTGCATCCCACGTTGGTTTCCGAGGTATTCACCCTGCACGGCAAAATCGGGATCCTGCGCCGCCGCTTCGGGCGTCGCGTAGGTTTGGGCCGCCAACGGCAAGGCCGACAGGTTCCACGCGAAAGACAGGGCCAGGATGATGGGCAAGCCCCATGCCACCGGAATTCCAACCGCCTGTGGAGGCTGGAAAGCAGAACAATAACGTGACATTCGAATCCTTTTCGATAATGGTGCGGGGATCACGGAGGCGGGGAATGCCGGGATTATAGGCATGTTTTCCGTATTCGTGGGAGAACCCGATCGTAGCGGGGGTACTCGGTGGCTTGTCGCGGGCGTTGCCAGCCCCGATAATCGGAGTCGACAAATTCTCTCGAACAGCGCATTGGGTTCATGGCAGAAGCGGCACCTCTAGACACGACCATCCAAGTGGTGACGCCCGAGAACATCGCCTTTGAATATCAGTTGGCCGGTCCTTTTCGCCGCATTCCTGCCTACGTCTTGGATGTGCTGCTGTACACGATGGTGCTGGCGTTTCTGGTGATCATCGGGCTGTACATCGGATTCTATTCAATGTCTATGTTGGCGATGTCGGTGTATGCCTTCATCGGCTTGGTCTTGTGGTTCGTATTGGGCTGGTTCTACGGAGCCCTTTGCGAGACATATTTCAACGGCCGCACGGTGGGCAAATGGGCTTGCGGTTTGCGTGTGATCAGCGTCGATGGCCGTCCGCTCTCGGGCATGCAAGCGACGATTCGCAACTTGCTGCGGGTGGCTGATTTGGCGCCCCCGGCGGCGCTCGGTCAGTTTGATAGTGACGTCGCCCCGGCGTTGGCTTTCCCCACCGCCCTGATTGGATTGATGTCGGTGGTCATGACACAGCGGATGCAGCGGCTGGGCGACTTGGCTGCCGGGACGATGGTGGTAGTGGACGAGAAAAGCTGGCGGCTGCCGGTTGCTAAAGTCGACGACCCCCGGGTAGCGGCCTTGGCGTCGTACGTACCCGGCGACTATCGGATCAGCCCCACCATGGCTCGCACCTTGGCCGCGTATGCCGAACGGCGAGCTTACCTCACACCGGCTCGGCGCCGTGAAGTCGCCCGGCACCTGACCGACCCGCTGGTGGACCGTTTTGAATTCCGTCCGGACATCGATCCGGATCTACTAATGTACGCGTTGTATTACCAAACCTTTTTGGCGGGCGACAGCAACACCCCGCCGGAACTGGGCGCCTTGGCCGGGTTCAGCCCGTTGCGGAAAGACATTGGTCGCGAGTTAGCGCCAACTCCGCCGCCGCCACCACCACCGCTGGCGCATAGCACGGAACAGGGAGTGAATGGGTGAACGTAGCCACGCTGGTTGAAAAACGCCGCGCTCAATGGGCCGAATTGGAAACATTGTGCGGAGGCGTGGTGTCGCCCGAAAACGCGGCCCGGTTTGCGGCGCTGTACCGAGCCGCCTGCGCGGATTTGGCGTTGGCCAGTGCCTACCAACTGCCTCCCGGTACGGTCACCTACCTGCATCGTCTGGTAGGCCGCGCCCACAGTCGCTTGTACCGGAGCAAACGCTTCGATCCGATGACTTGGTTCGACACGATCTTTGTCGATGCCCCACGCCAGATTTTTTCGGATCCCTGCGTGCGGATCGCGGCGATTTTGTTTTTTGGTTTGTTCTCGCTGTCGGCGTACCTGGCCTACAACGAAGAAGCCTTTCCGACCTACGCGGAAGATATCGTTGGCGTCGCCACGCTGGAACAGAT from Roseimaritima ulvae includes these protein-coding regions:
- a CDS encoding RDD family protein, coding for MAEAAPLDTTIQVVTPENIAFEYQLAGPFRRIPAYVLDVLLYTMVLAFLVIIGLYIGFYSMSMLAMSVYAFIGLVLWFVLGWFYGALCETYFNGRTVGKWACGLRVISVDGRPLSGMQATIRNLLRVADLAPPAALGQFDSDVAPALAFPTALIGLMSVVMTQRMQRLGDLAAGTMVVVDEKSWRLPVAKVDDPRVAALASYVPGDYRISPTMARTLAAYAERRAYLTPARRREVARHLTDPLVDRFEFRPDIDPDLLMYALYYQTFLAGDSNTPPELGALAGFSPLRKDIGRELAPTPPPPPPPLAHSTEQGVNG
- a CDS encoding family 16 glycoside hydrolase → MSRYCSAFQPPQAVGIPVAWGLPIILALSFAWNLSALPLAAQTYATPEAAAQDPDFAVQGEYLGNQRGMQVIARGEGEFEIVIYEGGLPGAGWNRVAPRRVDGDADVVADLVESLELQRVERSSPTLDAPPPKGAIVLFDGSQQSLEKNWKPGARRSEDGLLQEGATSRETFGDYTLHLEFRTPFMPAASGQGRGNSGVYHQGRYETQVLDSFGLEGADNEAGGIYEHRDPDLNMCFPPLQWQTYDVNFTAPRFDAAGKKISDARLTVRLNGVVVQPDVAVPGTTRAAPLAENAAPGPIFLQNHGNPVRFRNIWLLPRDAQREAGRPRVPAFERFYASGIGDAVEGGQLLMAGLACTACHQGESTIPDKRGPNLTQVAARVRPDHLVAMIADPHGTKPGTAMPDPWNGVDEAEKQRLAKAIASYLSGELKITDRPGDSKAAQRGEQLYDSIGCRACHNGQSDNARSLATSVPLGDLGQKYTLDSLTEFLLDPHAVRPGMRMPQLANDRVEARDLACYLLRDVVLVPGGERFKYRLYEGSWDKLPDFDSLEPVDTGVMQDLDITAVKPKSNFGMVFETYFPVTTAGEYTFYIACDDGGRVTIGDKVVVVHDGIHPATEKSGKIKLPVGVHPVKIEYFEKAGQEELRLKIDGPDFKAADAGALMNGDPSGETLQELVESTFRPDPSLVEAGAAAFQQQRCASCHEFKDPGGKAVAASLTAPSLEHVASHLDQGCLADNPPAGVPDFSLSPSQREAIVAALATLDRPATPQQRTHLTMAAMNCYACHDRNGIGGPETAREANFQTTTQEMGNEGRLPPSLTGVGDKLNDAYVATILEQGANERPYMKTRMPAFRYQPLKTLHADINSLDRKTAADPVATNQSHELVVSNGRALVGDKGLACIKCHTYDNVGVEGIRALDALRWPVRLREDWFHRYLMDPQKYRPGTRMPASFVDGQSALKTIYDGDPALQINAIWKYLSSDDPKPPSGLVQGAIVLTPVDEPILYRNFITDLSPRGIAVGYPESVNLAWDAQAMGLVKIWQNEFIDARKHWVGRGPGQQAPLGDAVIRIDPDGPLAIVDSVDAPWPKLSARERGYQFLGYRLNADKQPVFRYRFNGNTVEDFCRPLGGSADQRGFERSIKIENPSPQGKRFFRAAVGDVETLPDGRFRLSTGGVLSIKGAGEPQWVTIDGKTELRFQLPAEQVVEITETIHW